The Agrococcus sp. SGAir0287 DNA window GCGGTGCCCTCGCACCTGAGCGCGAAGCAGCGCGAGGCCCTCGAGGCGTTCGTGGCGGCGTCCGGCGACGAGTCGCCGCGCGACGACCTGCTGGCGAAGGCGAGGTGACGGTGGGACGCATCCCGGAGGACCTCGACGAGTCGAGCCCGATCTTCTCGATCGCGGCCGCGGCGGAGCTCGCCGGGATGCATCCGCAGACCCTCCGCCAGTACGACCGCATCGGTCTCGTGCAGCCGCAGCGCACCGCCGGCAACACCCGGCGCTACTCGATGCGCGACGTCGGCCAGCTGCGGCAGGTGCAGCTGCTGTCGCAGGAGGGCGTCTCGCTCGAGGGCATCCGCCGCATCCTCGAGCTCTCGAACGAGGTGCGCGGGCTGCGCGCGCGCGTGCGCGAGCTCGAGGCGACGCTCGCCGACCAGGTCATGGATCGGCGTGGGCGCGTCTTCGCCGCCGGGGCGGAGGGCGTCACGACGCTGCGCTCGGGCGCCCGCCCCGCGAAGCGAAACCAGGTCGTCGTCTGGCGGCCCATGCATCGCGGCTGAGCCCTGGCTGGGGGTCGCTCCCCGGGACCGCTCGGTGAGGTGCGAGCAGAGCGAGC harbors:
- a CDS encoding heat shock protein transcriptional repressor HspR, with the protein product MHPQTLRQYDRIGLVQPQRTAGNTRRYSMRDVGQLRQVQLLSQEGVSLEGIRRILELSNEVRGLRARVRELEATLADQVMDRRGRVFAAGAEGVTTLRSGARPAKRNQVVVWRPMHRG